A region from the uncultured Draconibacterium sp. genome encodes:
- a CDS encoding RNA-binding protein, translating into MNIYIGNLPFNLGEEDLREIFEEYGEVASAKIIMDKFTGRSKGFGFIEMEDDSEATKAIEELNNAEVGGRNIKVNESKPRENNRGGGGFNRGGGGYQRRDRY; encoded by the coding sequence ATGAACATTTACATTGGAAATTTGCCTTTTAACTTAGGCGAAGAAGATTTGAGAGAAATTTTTGAAGAGTATGGCGAAGTTGCTTCTGCTAAAATCATTATGGACAAATTTACTGGCCGTAGCAAAGGTTTTGGTTTTATTGAAATGGAAGACGACTCGGAAGCCACAAAAGCTATCGAAGAGCTAAATAACGCTGAAGTAGGTGGCCGTAACATTAAAGTAAACGAATCGAAACCACGTGAGAACAATCGTGGTGGCGGTGGTTTTAACCGCGGTGGCGGTGGTTACCAACGTCGCGATCGTTACTAG